The window TTCGCTTTGCCCAGGAGCGAGCCGGCATCGATCTCGGGTTGGAGCACGTTTGGCGCTCGGCGGGGGCGTATTCCGAGCGCGCATTCCTCGTATCCGTGGGTGTGACGGTCCGACCCTGACGGGGTATCTTTCGCCGCGTATGAGCCCGCGCTTCTACATCGAGACCTACGGCTGCCAGATGAACGTGGCCGATTCCGAGCTGGTGCTCGGCATCCTGGGCCGCGAAGGCTACGCCCGCACCGAGGAGCCGGCCGAGGCGGACGTGATGCTGGTCAACACCTGTGCCGTCCGGGATAACGCGGAACAACGGGTGATCGGCCGCATGGGCGAGCTGCAGCGTCACAAGCGCCCGGGCAGCGTGCTCGGCGTGATCGGATGCATGGCCCAGCGGCTGGGTCCGCTGCTGCTCGAGCGGGTGCCGCGGGTCGACCTCGTGGTCGGCCCCGATGCCTATCGCAATCTTCCCCAGCTCATCCGCGTTGCCCAGGGCGGCCAGCGCTCCAGCGACACCGAGTTTCGCGCCTGGGAGCATTACGAGGATGTTCCGCCGGTGCGCGAAACCGGTCCCACCGCGTTCGTCACGGTACAGCGCGGGTGCGATTACCGTTGCACATTCTGCATCGTCCCGGCCACGCGGGGGCCGGAGCGGAGCCGGCTGCTGCAGGACGTGGTCCGCGAGGTGACGGCCCTAGCGGCCCAGGGCACCAGCCAAGTCACTCTGCTGGGGCAGACCGTCAACAGCTATCACGACGGCCAGCACGATTTTGCCGACCTGCTTCGGGCGGTCGGCGCCATCCAAGGCATCCGCCGGGTACGGTTCACCAGTCCGTACCCCACCGAGTTCACGCCTCGCGTCATCCAGGCCATGGCCGAAACGCCGGCCGTGTGCCGGCACGTGCACCTGCCGGTGCAGAGCGGCTCCAACGCGGTGCTCCGGCGGATGCTGCGGCGCTACACCCGGGAGCGCTATCTCGAGGTGGTGAGCCAGCTCCGGGCGGCCATGCCGGGCATCACGTTCTCCACCGATATCATCGTCGG of the Gemmatimonadales bacterium genome contains:
- the miaB gene encoding tRNA (N6-isopentenyl adenosine(37)-C2)-methylthiotransferase MiaB — translated: MSPRFYIETYGCQMNVADSELVLGILGREGYARTEEPAEADVMLVNTCAVRDNAEQRVIGRMGELQRHKRPGSVLGVIGCMAQRLGPLLLERVPRVDLVVGPDAYRNLPQLIRVAQGGQRSSDTEFRAWEHYEDVPPVRETGPTAFVTVQRGCDYRCTFCIVPATRGPERSRLLQDVVREVTALAAQGTSQVTLLGQTVNSYHDGQHDFADLLRAVGAIQGIRRVRFTSPYPTEFTPRVIQAMAETPAVCRHVHLPVQSGSNAVLRRMLRRYTRERYLEVVSQLRAAMPGITFSTDIIVGFPGETDAQFQETLSLAADADFDDAYTFKYSVRQGTPAERLRDHVPDDVASARLERLIETVRTNARRKNAARVGQIHEVLVERQAKRGDLMLGRTRGNHLVLLELPAHSVGEYHTVRLTGTTGSTFTGAVVTPALAVL